Proteins co-encoded in one Juglans regia cultivar Chandler chromosome 16, Walnut 2.0, whole genome shotgun sequence genomic window:
- the LOC109009212 gene encoding casparian strip membrane protein 1-like — MKAEQLEAGEANSKQSTSSSTQRVLLINRGLSVMDLVLRIIGAVGSLGSAVAMGTTDQTLPSFIQFIQFNAQYNDIPMFTFFVIANSMVCAYLGLSLPMSIFHIIRSSAAINSRIILVIFDTVMMALLTAGASAAAAIVYLAHNGNASANWFAFCQQFNSFCERTSGSLIGSFGGILVFMLLIITSAVAISRR, encoded by the exons ATGAAGGCAGAACAGCTTGAGGCTGGCGAAGCTAATTCCAAGCAGTCTACCAGCTCATCAACACAAAGGGTACTACTGATAAATAGAGGGCTATCTGTAATGGACTTGGTTCTTCGAATTATTGGAGCTGTTGGAAGTTTAGGAAGTGCGGTGGCAATGGGAACAACGGACCAAACACTACCATCTTTCATACAGTTTATCCAATTTAATGCTCAATACAACGATATTCCCATGTTCAC GTTCTTTGTGATCGCGAATTCGATGGTCTGTGCTTATCTTGGACTTTCTCTTCCCATGTCTATCTTCCACATCATCAGAAGTAGTGCAGCAATAAATAGTAGGATCATCTTGGTCATCTTTGACACG GTAATGATGGCTCTTCTCACTGCTGGAGCCTCTGCAGCGGCAGCAATTGTATACTTGGCACACAACGGGAATGCAAGTGCCAATTGGTTTGCGTTTTGCCAACAATTCAACTCCTTCTGTGAGCGCACTTCTGGATCTTTGATTGGCTCTTTTGGTGGAATACTTGTATTTATGCTGCTAATCATTACCTCAGCTGTGGCAATATCTCGACGCTAG
- the LOC109009271 gene encoding NAC domain-containing protein 2-like, which yields MEGKHNGSGLPPGFRFHPTDEELIVFYLRNQAKSRPCPVSIIPEVDIYKFDPWQLPEKTEFGENEWYFFSPRDRKYPNGVRPNRATVSGYWKATGTDKAIYSGSQYVGVKKALVFYKGRPPKGVKTDWIMHEYRLNDSRKQPNKHMGSMRLDDWVLCRIYKKRHVTKALEQTVEDTHVAQTDVTLMGNDASEQNMSRFPRTCSITHLLDMEYLGSISQLLCDNSYNTTFDFQNTIGNAGTDNNAEKPQLGETPYQYMDSGNIFSQPMVVNQVYDIRGFGR from the exons ATGGAGGGCAAACATAATGGCTCTGGCCTTCCTCCTGGTTTTAGGTTCCACCCAACTGATGAGGAACTGATAGTGTTTTACCTTCGTAACCAAGCAAAATCAAGGCCATGCCCTGTATCGATCATCCCGGAGGTCGATATTTACAAGTTTGATCCATGGCAATTGCCCG AGAAAACAGAGTTCGGCGAAAATGAGTGGTACTTCTTTAGCCCGCGTGATCGGAAGTACCCAAATGGGGTGCGGCCAAATCGAGCAACCGTGTCTGGGTACTGGAAAGCCACCGGCACGGACAAGGCTATCTACAGTGGGTCTCAGTACGTTGGGGTGAAGAAAGCTCTGGTGTTTTACAAGGGTAGGCCGCCAAAGGGTGTGAAGACAGACTGGATTATGCATGAATATCGCCTGAACGATTCCCGTAAACAACCCAACAAGCATATGGGATCCATGAGA TTGGATGATTGGGTCTTATGCAGGATCTACAAGAAGAGACATGTGACGAAAGCTTTGGAGCAGACAGTGGAGGACACCCATGTTGCTCAAACTGATGTCACATTAATGGGCAATGATGCTAGTGAGCAAAACATGTCAAGGTTTCCGAGGACCTGTTCCATTACTCACCTATTGGATATGGAATACTTGGGCTCAATTTCCCAACTTTTGTGTGACAATTCATACAACACGACTTTTGATTTCCAAAACACCATTGGCAATGCCGGAACTGACAATAATGCTGAGAAACCCCAACTCGGTGAAACACCATACCAATATATGGATTCAGGGAACATCTTTAGCCAGCCAATGGTTGTGAATCAGGTGTATGATATTCGTGGCTTTGGCCgctaa
- the LOC109009270 gene encoding photosynthetic NDH subunit of lumenal location 2, chloroplastic — MSTFTNTTNPPHAQFSKHHNHNHSKKSSVSAVRAASFPSEENATHRRQIVTTLFATSMAVLGLQHGTPPALAQNWGTRSFIKERFFEPGLSPEDAVARIRQTAEGLHSIRYMLETMAWRYIIFYIRLKQAYLSQDLKNAMNTLPEGRRQDYVKTANELVDNMMELDYYVRTPKVYESYLYYEKTLKSIDALVALLA, encoded by the exons ATGTCCACCTTCACCAACACCACCAATCCTCCCCATGCTCAATTCTCCAAACACCATAACCATAATCACAGTAAAAAGAGCTCAGTCTCAGCAGTCCGAGCTGCCTCGTTTCCGAGTGAAGAAAATGCCACTCACAGACGACAAATCGTCACCACGTTATTCGCCACTTCCATGGCAGTGCTCGGCCTGCAGCATGGCACCCCACCGGCACTGGCACAGAACTGGGGCACGCGGTCATTTATAAAAGAACGCTTCTTTGAGCCTGGACTGTCGCCGGAGGACGCGGTGGCGCGGATTAGGCAGACTGCAGAGGGTTTGCATAGCATTAGGTACATGTTAGAGACGATGGCATGGAGGTACATAATATTCTACATTCGCCTAAAGCAGGCCTACCTATCTCAGGATCTCAAAAATGCAATGAATACGTTGCCCGAAGGTCGGAGACAGGATTATGTCAAAACTGCGAACGAATTGGTGGATAACATGATGGAG CTTGACTACTATGTTCGAACTCCAAAAGTATACGAATCGTACCTATACTATGAGAAGACATTAAAATCAATAGATGCTCTTGTGGCATTGTTAGCGTAG